A window of the Nycticebus coucang isolate mNycCou1 chromosome 3, mNycCou1.pri, whole genome shotgun sequence genome harbors these coding sequences:
- the LOC128580691 gene encoding cytochrome c oxidase assembly protein COX15 homolog isoform X1, with product MQRLLLPPLKALTGSRCLRPLVPRAAPGAQCGCSCGMRRPLRPGQYSTISEVALQSGRGTVSLPSKAAERVVGRWLLVCSGTVAGAVILGGVTRLTESGLSMVDWHLIKEMKPPTSQEEWEAEFQRYQQFPEFKILNHDMTLAEFKFIWYMEYSHRMWGRLVGLAYILPAAYFWRKGWLSRNMKGRVLALCGLVCFQGLLGWYMVKSGLEEKPDSHDIPRVSQYRLAAHLGSALVLYCASLWTSLSLLLPQHKLPETRQLLWLRRFAHGTAGLVFLTALSGAFVAGLDAGLVYNSFPKMGESWIPEDLFTFSPILRNVFENPTMVQFDHRILGITSVTAISALYFLSRRIALPRRTKMAAATLLALAYTQVGLGISTLLMYVPTPLAATHQSGSLALLSSTLWLMNELRRVPK from the exons ATGCAGCGGTTGCTTTTACCGCCCCTGAAGGCCTTGACCGGGAGCCGGTGTCTGCGGCCTCTGgttcccagggcggcgcctggaGCACAG TGTGGTTGCAGCTGTGGCATGAGGCGCCCTTTGAGGCCAGGGCAATACAGCACTATCTCCGAAGTAGCTTTGCAATCTGGAAGGGGCACGGTGTCCCTTCCCTCAAAGGCTGCTGAGCGAGTGGTGGGGCGATGGCTCCTGGTCTGCAGTGGAACAGTGGCTGGAGCAGTTATTCTTGGTGGTGTAACTAG GTTGACAGAGTCTGGCCTCTCGATGGTAGATTGGCATTTAATAAAGGAGATGAAGCCACCTACAAGCCAAGAGGAATGGGAAGCAGAATTCCAAAGATACCAGCAATTTCCAGAATTTAAAAT ATTGAATCATGATATGACGTTGGCAGAGTTCAAGTTCATCTGGTACATGGAGTACTCACACCGAATGTGGGGTCGTCTTGTAGGCCTCGCATACATCCTGCCTGCTGCCTACTTTTGGAGAAAGGGCTGGCTGAGCCGTAACATGAAAGGACGTGTTCTTGCCCTCTGTGGCTTAGTCTGCTTCCAG GGTCTTTTGGGATGGTATATGGTGAAAAGTGGATTAGAAGAAAAACCAGACTCTCATGACATCCCTCGGGTCAGCCAGTATCGCCTTGCCGCCCACCTGGGATCAGCCCTTGTTCTTTATTGTGCCAGCTTGTGGACGTCGCTGTCTCTGCTGCTTCCTCAGCACAAG ttgCCTGAAACTCGTCAACTCCTATGGCTGAGACGATTTGCTCACGGAACAGCAGGTCTAGTGTTTCTTACAGCTCTCTCAG GGGCTTTTGTGGCAGGTTTGGATGCTGGGCTTGTATACAACTCCTTTCCCAAAATGGGAGAATCCTGGATCCCAGAGGACCTCTTTACCTTCTCCCCCATCCTGAGGAATGTTTTTGAGAATCCCACCATGGTACAGTTTGACCACCGGATTCTG GGAATCACTTCAGTCACTGCCATTTCGGCTCTCTACTTCCTTTCCCGGAGAATCGCCCTGCCTAGAAGGACCAAGATGGCAGCAGCGACTCTGCTGGCTTTGGCTTACACTCAG GTGGGCTTGGGCATTAGCACTCTGCTGATGTACGTTCCAACTCCTTTGGCTGCCACTCACCAGTCAGGCTCCTTGGCTCTGCTCAGCAGCACCCTTTGGCTCATGAACGAACTCCGAAGAGTCCCAAAATAA
- the LOC128580691 gene encoding cytochrome c oxidase assembly protein COX15 homolog isoform X2 translates to MQRLLLPPLKALTGSRCLRPLVPRAAPGAQCGCSCGMRRPLRPGQYSTISEVALQSGRGTVSLPSKAAERVVGRWLLVCSGTVAGAVILGGVTRLTESGLSMVDWHLIKEMKPPTSQEEWEAEFQRYQQFPEFKILNHDMTLAEFKFIWYMEYSHRMWGRLVGLAYILPAAYFWRKGWLSRNMKGRVLALCGLVCFQGLLGWYMVKSGLEEKPDSHDIPRVSQYRLAAHLGSALVLYCASLWTSLSLLLPQHKLPETRQLLWLRRFAHGTAGLVFLTALSGNHFSHCHFGSLLPFPENRPA, encoded by the exons ATGCAGCGGTTGCTTTTACCGCCCCTGAAGGCCTTGACCGGGAGCCGGTGTCTGCGGCCTCTGgttcccagggcggcgcctggaGCACAG TGTGGTTGCAGCTGTGGCATGAGGCGCCCTTTGAGGCCAGGGCAATACAGCACTATCTCCGAAGTAGCTTTGCAATCTGGAAGGGGCACGGTGTCCCTTCCCTCAAAGGCTGCTGAGCGAGTGGTGGGGCGATGGCTCCTGGTCTGCAGTGGAACAGTGGCTGGAGCAGTTATTCTTGGTGGTGTAACTAG GTTGACAGAGTCTGGCCTCTCGATGGTAGATTGGCATTTAATAAAGGAGATGAAGCCACCTACAAGCCAAGAGGAATGGGAAGCAGAATTCCAAAGATACCAGCAATTTCCAGAATTTAAAAT ATTGAATCATGATATGACGTTGGCAGAGTTCAAGTTCATCTGGTACATGGAGTACTCACACCGAATGTGGGGTCGTCTTGTAGGCCTCGCATACATCCTGCCTGCTGCCTACTTTTGGAGAAAGGGCTGGCTGAGCCGTAACATGAAAGGACGTGTTCTTGCCCTCTGTGGCTTAGTCTGCTTCCAG GGTCTTTTGGGATGGTATATGGTGAAAAGTGGATTAGAAGAAAAACCAGACTCTCATGACATCCCTCGGGTCAGCCAGTATCGCCTTGCCGCCCACCTGGGATCAGCCCTTGTTCTTTATTGTGCCAGCTTGTGGACGTCGCTGTCTCTGCTGCTTCCTCAGCACAAG ttgCCTGAAACTCGTCAACTCCTATGGCTGAGACGATTTGCTCACGGAACAGCAGGTCTAGTGTTTCTTACAGCTCTCTCAG GGAATCACTTCAGTCACTGCCATTTCGGCTCTCTACTTCCTTTCCCGGAGAATCGCCCTGCCTAG